The proteins below come from a single Desulfitobacterium metallireducens DSM 15288 genomic window:
- a CDS encoding magnesium transporter CorA family protein, which yields MEEFTVPVKDNEISFKIYLLELTEWEVLPQLFPLDEAVFQTQWFKQIHPIANLANASTRDRTSKVRPGVMRLRPGFHHVLFSDRDRQEKEHPIRFFLTKDVLVIVGYPLLRKEKVLEWANRGIIDSPMDLVQIIGIRVLRHHQTRLESIENQMDQLEEEILNQINSSQQSKIIVLHRSVMGLKKSLNNHLTAFERLGRIDTSSSSPWPELITESERELENIRQAHERMESLREAYQAAVDIRANDIMKLLSILATVLLPITLLTSFFGMNFEHMPLIRNYYGLYIFYAIGFLIIIVVLIYFWKKDWLR from the coding sequence ATGGAAGAATTTACTGTACCTGTCAAGGATAACGAGATTAGTTTTAAAATTTATCTTTTGGAATTAACAGAGTGGGAAGTTCTGCCTCAGCTTTTTCCGTTAGATGAAGCCGTATTTCAAACCCAGTGGTTTAAGCAAATTCATCCCATAGCGAACTTGGCTAATGCGTCGACGCGAGATAGAACTTCAAAAGTCCGTCCTGGAGTCATGCGTTTAAGACCTGGCTTTCATCATGTTTTATTTAGCGATCGAGACCGTCAAGAGAAGGAACATCCGATACGTTTCTTTCTAACGAAAGATGTCTTAGTCATCGTGGGTTACCCTTTGCTTCGCAAGGAAAAAGTCCTTGAGTGGGCAAACCGAGGAATTATTGATTCCCCTATGGATTTAGTCCAGATTATTGGAATCCGAGTTTTACGTCATCACCAAACACGACTCGAATCAATTGAAAACCAAATGGATCAGCTAGAAGAAGAAATTCTTAATCAAATAAATTCCAGTCAACAAAGCAAGATTATTGTGCTGCATCGAAGCGTTATGGGTTTGAAGAAGTCTCTGAATAATCATCTTACAGCGTTTGAACGATTGGGGAGAATTGACACAAGCTCATCCTCTCCTTGGCCTGAGCTGATTACAGAATCGGAACGAGAACTTGAAAATATCCGGCAGGCCCATGAACGGATGGAAAGCCTAAGAGAAGCTTATCAGGCAGCCGTTGATATCCGAGCTAACGATATAATGAAATTACTCTCAATCTTAGCCACAGTTTTACTGCCTATCACCTTGTTGACTAGCTTTTTCGGTATGAATTTTGAACATATGCCTTTGATCAGGAATTATTATGGATTATATATTTTTTATGCAATAGGGTTTCTCATCATCATTGTTGTGCTAATCTATTTTTGGAAGAAGGATTGGTTACGATAG
- a CDS encoding LCP family protein, which translates to MPKDKKKASSLEFFKVYGVNAILGFGLGVGIVLLALTLWGRGQVGKIFSAETQPSQRVNQTAKDEKASPQDKVNETVESFNSSRFTVLLIGMDNRPEETSLCNTDSLLVASIDQSNERLTFLSIPRDTQVDLPGVDIQKINAIARVKNGFSATQKYVETMIGYPIDGYVATNFNGFKSIIDSLGGITLNVEKNMHYDTGDSQDRYIDLKKGTQRLTGSQALQYARFRNDEMGDISRTARQQAVVKAIFKEATELENLPKLPFAIPKVYQSVQTDLSISQIWSLASLLKKTEQYQIVSQTLPGKFAIEKGISYWKVNSNQVQKVVTQLFLEGKTTSVFGQENRSKGEVKKQDNQKNQNQNSEEKSSTQNIPTQNPNQEIQFEVMEN; encoded by the coding sequence ATGCCCAAAGACAAAAAAAAGGCAAGTAGCCTTGAATTCTTTAAAGTATATGGGGTTAATGCCATCTTAGGTTTTGGGCTTGGCGTTGGGATTGTACTTCTTGCTCTAACTCTTTGGGGACGGGGTCAAGTGGGAAAAATTTTTTCAGCAGAAACGCAACCATCGCAGAGGGTTAATCAAACAGCTAAGGATGAAAAAGCATCTCCACAGGATAAGGTAAATGAAACCGTAGAATCTTTTAATAGTTCACGTTTTACCGTTCTCTTGATCGGAATGGATAATCGTCCAGAGGAAACTTCTCTCTGCAACACGGATTCTTTGCTCGTAGCCAGTATCGATCAATCAAACGAAAGATTGACGTTCCTGAGTATTCCTCGGGATACTCAAGTTGATCTTCCGGGGGTAGATATTCAAAAGATCAATGCTATTGCTCGAGTGAAAAATGGATTTTCTGCGACTCAAAAGTATGTTGAGACCATGATCGGTTACCCGATTGACGGTTATGTTGCGACAAATTTTAATGGCTTTAAAAGTATCATTGATAGCTTAGGTGGAATTACGTTAAATGTTGAGAAGAATATGCATTATGATACTGGAGATAGCCAAGACCGATATATAGATTTAAAAAAAGGAACCCAGCGTCTTACAGGAAGCCAGGCTCTTCAATATGCCCGTTTCCGCAATGATGAAATGGGAGATATTTCAAGAACAGCTCGCCAGCAGGCAGTTGTCAAAGCCATTTTTAAGGAAGCGACTGAACTTGAAAATTTGCCGAAGCTTCCTTTTGCCATCCCCAAAGTGTATCAGTCAGTTCAGACGGATTTGAGTATCAGCCAGATCTGGTCTCTTGCCAGTTTATTAAAGAAAACGGAACAGTATCAAATTGTGAGTCAAACCCTTCCGGGAAAATTTGCAATCGAAAAAGGGATAAGTTATTGGAAGGTAAATTCGAACCAAGTTCAAAAAGTGGTTACCCAACTATTTCTTGAGGGAAAAACAACCTCTGTTTTTGGACAGGAAAATCGTTCGAAGGGTGAAGTCAAGAAACAGGATAATCAAAAAAATCAGAACCAGAATTCAGAAGAAAAATCAAGCACTCAGAACATTCCTACTCAGAATCCAAATCAAGAGATCCAATTTGAGGTAATGGAAAATTAA